The sequence GTTCAGGCTGGGGACGCGGCCGGAGAGGGCGCGGATATCGGCACCGGCGCCGGTGACAGCGGCCAGGGTTTCACCGCCGAGCGTGGCGACCGAAACCGGCACGTCCTGGAGGTTTTCCTCACGGCGCTGGGCGGTGACGATGATTTCATCGAGACGGGTCTCGTCGGTCGATTCCTGGGCGAAGGCCGGGGCCGAAGTGGCGACAACGGCAATAGCGGAAAGGCTGAGCAGCAGCTTGGTGCGCATCATGGTGGTCCTTGGGTTGGGAGGGGTTGGGGACGCATAGAATTCTGGGCGCGCGCTTAGTAGAGCCCGCTTTCGTACGAAACCGACAATCCGTAATGGCTCGCTTTTTTAGTTTCAGGTGTGACCGATTAGCCGCGCCCGCGGTACCCTGATACGCCCTGATCGGGCACCCACAGTCCTTCGGGCGGCGCGCCACTTTGCCAGAATACGTCGATCGGGATGCCGCCGCGCGGGTACCAATAGCCACCGATTCGCAGCCAGCGTGGCTGCATCTCGTCAAACAGGCGCTGGCCGATGCCGACCGTCACGTCTTCGTGAAAGCCGGCATGATTGCGGAATGAGCCAAGGAACAGTTTGAGGCTCTTCGATTCAACGATTGTCTGGCCCGGGGCATAGTCGATCACCAAGTGGGCAAAATCGGGCTGGCCGGTGACCGGGCAAAGCGAGGTGAATTCCGGCGCGGCGAAGCGTGCCAGGTAGAGCGCGTTTGGACGCGGATTGGGCACATAGTCCAGCACCGCTTCTTCCGGCGAGGCGGGGAGCGCGCTGGTCTGGCCCAGGTGGAGGGGCTGAAGTGTGTCCGACATGGCACGGCCTTGCCCCGAACGCGTCTGCAACACAAGCCACCGGGTTGAATGCGCGGGTTCACTCCCTATTCAGGGCTCCCGGTGCCAGCCGCACGGGGCATTGTAAGGGTGTGCGCGAAGTGACAATACCAATGGGGGCATTCAGGAACGGACTTGCGGTACTGGCGCTAGGCCTGGCCTTGCCCGCAGCGGCGCAAGGCACATTCAGTCTGCCTCCGGGCACCGCCAGCCCCAGTGCCCGCCCTGCCGGACCGGTCGATACCGACGCACCGGTTGTTCGCCCCCGCCCGACGCAGACTGCCACGCCGCAGCCGAGCGCCAGCCCGACCACTGCTCCTCCTCCGACCGCAACGCCATCGCCAAACGCAGCGCCGCGCCAGCCGATCGCGCGGCAGACCACCGCCCCGCGCCCCGCGCCTGCACCGGCAATCAGTCCCAGCGCTGCCGCCGATCCGCTTGCTCTTCCGGGAACTGCCACGCCGGCTCCGGCAGCGGCCGTGCCGACCGCCGTTCCGGCCCCCGCTCCGGCGCCTGTCGCAAGCGAACCAGCCGCCACGACTGCCGAGGCTTCGGACTGGGCCGCGTTTGCCACGGGCGCGCTGGTCGGCGCCCTGGCGCTGCTGGCGCTGGTCGGCGGGCTGCTGTGGCGTCGGCGCAAGTCAGACGCGGCGCCCAAGGTCGAATTTGAACCGCCGGCGGTGCCCGCGCCGTTGCAGCAGCCCGAGCCTGCCACAAACCCTGCTCCGCCCCCGCCCGCTGCACCTGTGCGCCCCCCTGAGCCCAGCCCCGCCCCACGGCCTGATGGCCTGCACATTTCGCTTGAAGCGCGCCGCCTCGATGCTTCGCTGATGGCGACCACGCTGACCTACCAGCTGACGCTCACCAACCATGGCGCTGCCCCGCTCAGCGCGCTGGCGATCGAGGGCGACATGGTTGCTGCCCATTCGTCACTGCCGGTCGAGCAGCAGATTGCCAATCCTGACCAGAAGCTGGAACTGCGCCATGCGCTGGTCGAGCTTGCTCCTGGAGCAAGCGCCGAGTTCAAGGGCGAAATGCGCCTGCCGTTGACCGCGATTACCCCGATCCGCGCTGGCAATGCGGCCTATTTCGTGCCGCTCGCCCGGCTGCGGGTGCAAGCGGCGCAGGCGGCCGACGAGTCGCTGGTCCTTGCCCAGACGTTTGTGATCGGTGAACTGCCCGAACAGCCCGGCGGTGCGCTGCGCCC comes from Novosphingobium ginsenosidimutans and encodes:
- the queF gene encoding preQ(1) synthase, producing MSDTLQPLHLGQTSALPASPEEAVLDYVPNPRPNALYLARFAAPEFTSLCPVTGQPDFAHLVIDYAPGQTIVESKSLKLFLGSFRNHAGFHEDVTVGIGQRLFDEMQPRWLRIGGYWYPRGGIPIDVFWQSGAPPEGLWVPDQGVSGYRGRG